One Colius striatus isolate bColStr4 chromosome 8, bColStr4.1.hap1, whole genome shotgun sequence genomic region harbors:
- the FGFBP3 gene encoding fibroblast growth factor-binding protein 3 gives MRAALLAFLALAALAGASREEAEDEEEQAGRFSTPEQHRCNWELRRAAGGSELRLSCRAPAGGAARTCAYRGEPRRCPAYAARRRHYWRQILARLRRRRDPCARGGPLSARPCGPGRAPPEAQLRLLPPPGPAPTTQPAPGPDQSVCAERWHSLCSFFVGFWEG, from the coding sequence ATGCGGGCAGCGCTGCTCGCGTTCCTGGCGCTTGCCGCCCTGGCGGGGGCGAGCCGAGAGGAGGCGGAGGACGAGGAGGAGCAGGCGGGGCGGTTCTCGACGCCGGAGCAGCACCGGTGCAACTGGGAGCTGCGCAGGGCAGCGGGCGGTAGCGAGCTGCGGCTGAGCTGCCGGGCGCcggcgggcggggcggcgcgcACCTGCGCCTACCGCGGGGAGCCGCGCCGCTGCCCCGCTTACGCCGCGCGCCGCCGCCACTACTGGAGGCAGATCCTGGcgcggctgcggcggcggcgagACCCCTGCGCGCGCGGCGGCCCCCTCAGCGCCCGCCCGTGCGGCCCGGGCCGGGCGCCGCCCGAGGCGCAGCTCCGCCTGCtcccgccgcccggccccgcgcccacCACGCAGCCCGCGCCAGGCCCGGACCAGAGCGTCTGCGCCGAGCGGTGGCACTCGCTCTGCAGCTTCTTTGTTGGCTTCTGGGAGGGCTGA